DNA sequence from the Oncorhynchus keta strain PuntledgeMale-10-30-2019 chromosome 1, Oket_V2, whole genome shotgun sequence genome:
TTCTCCTTTTTTTCCTGTCCGCCATCTTAACCCCACCTGTGACAGAGTCGGTGCATCTTTAGGATTTTATAAATGAACTACACTGCATTGGACATTGGTTTGTTAGTTTTCACTTTTGCTGACAGAGTGTAATGGACGTGTCGTTTAATGTGAGCCAGTTGTGGAAGATCCTCAACTATTTGTGTGAGATGCTGGGATTTTCATGTTACTGTATATCATGGACTACTACCGGTCTAGTGTGAGAGATGCTGGGATTTTCATGTTACTGTGAGTTGCCTAATATATCATCAGTTCTCAACAACTCTGTACCACATTGGAAGATATGTTTTATAAATAGATTAAGAATTATAATCAATGTTGTATAAGTCTGACAATATAGGCCTAATAAATCCTTCCAAATATTACATTTTCTTTTAAAGGAAACATTGACACAGCTGTTAGcatattgatttatttatttaattcttGCATAAAAGTAGGTAGTATATACAATTACCACTTTTCATAAAATCATTTGTATACTTGGTGgaatgcagtaaaaaaaaaaaaaaaaagcacattATACACAATTCCCATATTTCTCAATGTACAATAAACAGTTTGAAGATACATGTAAACTACTCCTTCTGCCTTGCCCTACTCTGCAAATGGATTGTGTTGTAATCAGCCATTTACATTTATTTCAGGGGGCACAATTTTATCTTGGACTGTATTTTGATCCAGAAAGCAGGATAGAGTGGTTGAGTGAATGTTGTTTTTACTCTATAGATGAGGGTCATTTTATCAGCAATGTTGTAAAATGCTAGAGTTCCTGCCTTGTGATCCAAGAACAGTCCTATTCTCCTAGAGGACCAAGCAGTTAGTTGAATCTGTTTCTTATTCTCACAGACTTGGGCTATATTCCAGTTCAAACTCCAGGATTGTTCATAAAATTCTAGAAATTTGGAGAATGCATCAGGGGGGCTGAGTTTTTTTTTCCTGTTTATCCCCTTATATGATACAGCTATGATAGCCTGTATTCCATCCCATTCAACCTCCCAGTAACAGCGCCCTGTCAAAGCCTCTCTGCACAGTACCACAGGCATGTTTTCAAATCTATCTGGGTGGTCAGGATAAGGCAGTGCAAAATCATTCCATCCAGCCACTTTGTTGTCCCTAGAGATAAGGAGGTTTTTATGTGCAGTGTTTTGGTCCAATGTGAGCTGACAGGCATCTGATGGAGAGAAAGCAGATATGATGAACCAGAACAAAATGACctgttctctgtctgtcccagtacaAAACGACCTGATCTGTGTCTGTCTATACTGTACTTACATTTCAAAAACTCCTCTCTTGTTGTTGGTTCTTTACTCTCCACACACTTGTCTGTTATCTGGGGTAGAGCTAGAGGGATACAGAAATAATTAACTACAATAAATAATGTTACATGGTCTCAAGCTCAGCTGTGATTGTGCTGATGGGATTTTTGTGTAGATGTATGGTGAAAATGGACTCACGTGGACAAGGCTTTGATGCCTGCAGAATATGAATATCCTGTACTGTGGGAAACAGATATAGATCAGTGAGTATAGCAATGTAGAGTAATTCTATACAGATATGTATACAGAAGGTCGTGTTTATTacttttgtattattatttttactcAATTAAATAAATGAAAGCTATAGATTGGTCAGTGGAGATGGTTTGAATGTAACAAGGGATTTGACAAGTCTGGTTTGTTGCAAACCTTTTTTAGAGATGTTTGCAAAGGCCCCTTCGCAGAAGTCCTCCAATCGCTGTTTCAGCTCAGCCACAGTTCTCTTCACACCTTCAAAAGAGACTTGCTGACTCACATTGATGCTGGATGTGTCCTCATATCCAGGGAGGGCTGGGACAGATTGACATttctaaagacacacacacacacacaatcttcatATTCAAGTTGGGTCCTGAGTCCTGTCAGATTCAAAGTGGAAGAAAGTACCAGGGGCATTCCGTGTGAATTTGGCCCCAAAATTATAATTTGTTACAAGAGTCATCGCACCCAGGAGTCTTGTTAATGCCAATATTACCTGGAGGAAAATAATAAAATCTTCTGTTTTTGACAACTGCTCAAGctcagtatctctcctcctcagctctaAAATCTCCCTTTGCAGTTGGTCAATCTGCTCCTCAGCCGGGCCAACAGCAGCCTTCTCCTGTGATCTGATCAGTCTTTTCACATCAGAGTACCACTTCTCAACAGAGCAGATTATTTCAGTAAAGACCTTGTCACTGTCTTCCACGGCTATCTGTGCGGAGTACtgttgggacacacacacacacacacagagagaaaggagcaGTCTCAATTTGAATCAGGCCCGACACGCAGCTCTGAACACTGAATTTATCAGATAATTGGAGCAGAGTTTGAGTTGTCAGCTGTTGTAGTTCTCTCATTAATACTCACTGTGAGAGACCTCATGGCCTGCTTCAACCACAATAGTTCCTTCTCTTTCCTGGCAATTATTTGCTTGTATTTCCTGTGTGTCTCCTTCAGTTCTTTCTGTAGAATCAAAACACTCATGAGTAAAAGGTGCATGTGATTGGAATCAGAGGGCATAAACTTTAACTGTAATGGCACTTTAAACAGTGTGGGCTGTTTATTCTTTACTGTTTTGATAGCTGTGTGCACTTCAGACTCAAAGTCCTTTCCTTGTTATCAGTGTTGATACTGATGCATAAACTGCAGTTTAAATTCAGCAATTTTATTccacatacattttcatacacaACATACCTGTTTTGCAGTGCCTTCGGCTGCAGCTGAAACTGTTTCGTGGCCTTTGTGTACACCCATCAAACACTCATAACAGATACAACGTTGATCAGTACGGCAGTAAACTTCCAGTAGTTTGTCATGCTGAGAGCAAATCTTCTCCTGAAGCTGCATGGAGGCTTCCACAAGTGTGTGTCGTTTTCCAGGGTTGAGTTTGTCATGAAGCTTGAGGTGTGTTTCACAGTATGAGGCCAGACACAGAAGACAAGACTTAATGGCTTTCTGTTTTCTCCCACCACAGACATCACACTCAATATCCCCTGGTTTAGCATAACAAGGAACGGAAGGGTCAGCTTGGAACTCTTCAATCTTCTTCAGTCTTTCCACTACTTCTGCAAACATGGTATTTTTGCTCAGAGCAGGCCTTGGGGTGAAGGTCTGTCGGCACTGAGGGCAGACGTAGACACCCATGCGGTCATTTAGATCCCAATAGTCCTTTATACAGCCCATGCAGTAACTGTGTCCACAAGGAATGGTCACAGGGTTCTTCAGTAGATCCAGACAGATTGAACAAGAGAATTGGTCTTCCCCAAATAATGCATACGACTCAGCCATTTTGTGGCCGAGAATAATGTGTGTCCGGGCTGGTACGAGGGGAAGTGCAACTATCTGAATTCCAATTGGTTTTGAAAGATTATACCGCTGAGGGGTGTGGTTTTATCAAGATCTC
Encoded proteins:
- the LOC118392251 gene encoding tripartite motif-containing protein 16-like isoform X1, which produces MAESYALFGEDQFSCSICLDLLKNPVTIPCGHSYCMGCIKDYWDLNDRMGVYVCPQCRQTFTPRPALSKNTMFAEVVERLKKIEEFQADPSVPCYAKPGDIECDVCGGRKQKAIKSCLLCLASYCETHLKLHDKLNPGKRHTLVEASMQLQEKICSQHDKLLEVYCRTDQRCICYECLMGVHKGHETVSAAAEGTAKQKELKETHRKYKQIIARKEKELLWLKQAMRSLTYSAQIAVEDSDKVFTEIICSVEKWYSDVKRLIRSQEKAAVGPAEEQIDQLQREILELRRRDTELEQLSKTEDFIIFLQKCQSVPALPGYEDTSSINVSQQVSFEGVKRTVAELKQRLEDFCEGAFANISKKVQDIHILQASKPCPPLPQITDKCVESKEPTTREEFLKYACQLTLDQNTAHKNLLISRDNKVAGWNDFALPYPDHPDRFENMPVVLCREALTGRCYWEVEWDGIQAIIAVSYKGINRKKKLSPPDAFSKFLEFYEQSWSLNWNIAQVCENKKQIQLTAWSSRRIGLFLDHKAGTLAFYNIADKMTLIYRVKTTFTQPLYPAFWIKIQSKIKLCPLK
- the LOC118392251 gene encoding E3 ubiquitin/ISG15 ligase TRIM25-like isoform X2 encodes the protein MAESYALFGEDQFSCSICLDLLKNPVTIPCGHSYCMGCIKDYWDLNDRMGVYVCPQCRQTFTPRPALSKNTMFAEVVERLKKIEEFQADPSVPCYAKPGDIECDVCGGRKQKAIKSCLLCLASYCETHLKLHDKLNPGKRHTLVEASMQLQEKICSQHDKLLEVYCRTDQRCICYECLMGVHKGHETVSAAAEGTAKQKELKETHRKYKQIIARKEKELLWLKQAMRSLTYSAQIAVEDSDKVFTEIICSVEKWYSDVKRLIRSQEKAAVGPAEEQIDQLQREILELRRRDTELEQLSKTEDFIIFLQKCQSVPALPGYEDTSSINVSQQVSFEGVKRTVAELKQRLEDFCEGAFANISKKGYSYSAGIKALSTSTPDNRQVCGE